The stretch of DNA ATATATTTGAActgttttataaaattttttcacaATGTGAATTTTAATTTAGGTCTACTCCTataatatatcaagataaattTATAAACAACATAGCTTCTtacatcaaatttaaaaatatttttataattattttaatttaccacaaatcatcaatttctaaCCTAACAAAAGATATTATATTGTCAAATTTATTAGAGActtctaagtttttttttttagttaaaaattttactatatCTATAAATTAACGGAAATTCTCAAGAACCAGTAAATATATCAAGATCTAACAATCATTCAGCCAGCATGTGTTTTTATACCAGGACTGTCTCACGCGCTATCACAAACGGTTTTTTCTCACGTGCTATTACAAACAGCTTTCTCTTATGCTCCTCTCCAAGGAACTAGCCACGCTCTTCTACGATCGCAGTTTTGTTGACAAAGCTTGAAGTCGGAAACTCTCAGAGACCAGCAAATATATCAAGATCTAACCATCATTCAGCCAGCATGCGTTTTTATACCAGGACGGTCTCACGTGCTATCACAAACGACTTTTTCTCACGTGCTATCACAAATGGCTTTCTCTCACGCTCCTCTCCAAAGAACTAGCCACGCTCTTCTACGATCGCAGTTTCGTTGACAAAGCTTGAAGCTTCACCTTTTACTCttggataaaaaatttttctctgTCGCTCATTCCTTCTCAACTGCAGAACAACTCAGAATTTTATTCTCTTGCTCTATGTCAATGATGGAATCAGTATTAGAAGAACATCATATTGAAGTAAGCAATTTCTCCCTCTTCTAATTTCATAATGATTTTCATAGTGCATCAATGAACACAATGATGATTATGATAATGAATTTCTGAGCtcgcaaagcatgctatttttatttttcataatagaGTTTAAATTGAATGTACAGAATCCAAATTATACCTTATTCGATTTTGATTTTCATAATACAATAATCCACAATTAACACAAAACAACTGTTTGATGAAGTGACTAagacagaaaatataaaaaatgttagtgtttcttgtttgttgttttgatttttcagTGTAATTTAAGTTATGTACTGTTGTTGTCTTTTATATTTCACCTAGTTTGGCCTcctaacaaaataataatttattaatttatatgaaataagtatagaaataaataagaaaggaaaatagataataaGACAAGATGCATGCTCAATGAAACTGATCTAACCTTAACTGCTAAGAACCTGAAGTAGAAGTAGAAACATCAAATTTGTAATTGTTCTATAACAGTAAACATGTTCTATGATTTTCTTGGGGTTGGAGCTACATAATTTTCAAGGATTAGGAAAGTGAGGCTAAGCTAGTTAATAGGTAGTGTTGTGTTTTATGTAGTTGTTTTGTTTTAGTTGGGTTTATGATGCATTCAAATGCGGTCTGTTGTTGTAGGGTCTTATTTTGCATTCTCTTTTGTACAGTTAGTTCCATAAAAGTCTAAAAGTAACTAAAGTAAAAAAGTGCAATCAATAGAGGGATGAACAAACAAAAatttggagagagagagagaaaaaaaaaaaaaagaaggaaagaggTTAATATTTAGTACTTAGTAGTTAGTAGTATGACATGTTTGTTATGATCTTATGACTCATGATGAGTAGTTATGAGATTCAAAAAGGTATGCTATTTTTTGACAAAAAGTTGTATTCTAACTTTACAAACTAGTTAGCAGTTAGAGAACATTATAATATTGTATGAACATTAAACATGGGACTATCTTTGTAATTTTGCACACATGAATAAGACATTTTGCACCTACTTTAATCAGATTTTGAACATTTTACTCAGCACAGTTTGCATCcaatgtaattattttttgcacGCATGAATCAAATAGTTTGCACTCACTTTAATGAGAGTTTGCACACCTTACTCATCATATTTTGCACCCAGTTTAATGAGATTTTACACACATGACTTAACATAGTTTGTACCTACTTTAATGAGATTTTGATTTACTATCTGATGTATGCTAACTTTTTTACAAGATGTGCTCAAAGTTGGCATGTGTTTTGGAACCATTGAAGATGCAAATCAATTTTATCAGAATTATGCCAAGCGCGTTGGTTTTGTTACTAAGATAAGGTTTACCCGAAGAGTTGGTAAAAATAAGGTTCCTAAGAATCAAATGATCACTTGCAATAGGAAGGGAAAACGCAAGTCTAGAGTTTCACCAATAGAAAAGACCAACCCTAGAACCAATTGCAATTGCCCCGCAAGAATTTCTATTAGGTTGAATAAAGAGGGTCTTTGGATTATATTGAAGGTGTGTTTGGATCATTCACATCTTTGTGATCCAGAGATGGCAAAACTGTTGACACGTAATAGAGAGATGAGTATGCACATGTGTCGAGTCATTGAGAGGAATGATGAAGCAGGTGTGAGACCAAGCAAATCATATCAAGTATTGGTGGGTGAAGCGGGGGGTTTCTCTAAGATAAACTTAATGGAAAAAGATGTTAAGAACTATCTTAGCAGAAAGTTACGTAATGTTACGCAATGTTAAGATAAATTGTCCGATTCATGTGTgcaaaaaatttattacattGAGTGCAAACTATACTAAATAAGGTGTGCAAATTCTCATTAAAATGTGTGCAAACTGTCTTATTCATGTGTGTAAAATTTCATTCAGATGGGTGCAAAGTGTCCTGAGTAAAGTGTGCAAAATTCCTTTTTAAATGGGTGCATACCCGAGATTCTAGTTCtttagttgatgggtggggaccacttgatttgtccattctgcagcttctaatctgtgttttctgggttggaaactgggtcaaaatagcccagaaatcgcctccagtattttctgtattattgtagatcgcgcatgtgacgtgtccgcgtcgtccacgcgctcgcgtcatttgtgcagattccagtccacacgttcgcgtcaggcacgtgaTCGCAtcattgcgatttctccattctGCGTGACcgtgtgagccatgcgtccgcatcagtcttcgctggtcatctctttggtttcttctttttctctgctgaaacttcatcaaatccctcgaatgctacctaaaataaataaaattgcacaaaactcaaaatagcatctatagtggctaaaatataattaattcttaattaaactcaacaaattagatgcaaattcactaggaaaagatagataagatgctcacgcatcacaacaccaaaattaaactgttgcttgtcctcaagcaaccaaaactaatataggcttgggatgtgaatttgcatgagaatgagagttcggttaagctcatgtctctttttatagtggggtttataactgtaattCTGAATatgtttggcatctcactctcctttgattcagaagaatgttaatgtcattcggaatttgaatccggataatattatgaattctctgatcttttatattttcagtttaatccttaaacacagcaaaatttactttaatttatttttctttggtgctttgcaccttgagcctagccgtgactttaaatgatttgtctcaagagttacttgacacagaaacaccacaagcacttaaatggggaactctctttgagttctgatttttcttttaattactcccagacagtggtgctcaaagcctttggcatactctgttaaatgcaattgatctcgactctaagtgttctgtctcaatgattacttgacacaatcacaccacaagcatatgactaggaaaacaactctttgagctttaaatcatgtctgacctccctagtcattgatgctcagagccttggaccttgcttttatttttattcatttatttatttattgattatttttttctgctgtatcttttgcttcaaggaataaatttttgtttatttcagagaagttataataattctctaaattcctgttccttattgatgtcagggcatctaggccagtttcactgaccttttctttaatgttttagggtagtttcatgcatttttttagtgaataagacaagttttggatgaaaatacactcacaccttAATTCAAGCAACTAGTGTgaactttgcatgatttcatgagaattttgctagaatttcatgataaattgatgatgcataatctcatgactttggctagagttttgatgcactttaattgcttgatttcagggcagaggaagcaaggaagaaccacgttagtattcatgttaacctagttaatgtgaacactaacgtggaatggtaaaaagcttacaatgttaatgagaaaagtgatcaccaataacgcctgcaaagccatccatagctcacattacttgccacgttaactaagttaacgtggtagttaacgtagaagcaAAAGGGAACTCTAACGTTAAGAGAAAACGTGAACACCAATAACGTTttcctccaacgttagtggtaaaagtgaacaccactaacgttggaaaacttggcaatgatccacgttaagagtcacgttaacttagttaacgtgaactctaacgtgaaagaggaaaacaaaagccaacgttagtgacactaactttggtcactaacgttggaccaactagcattgcctacgttaactttcatgttaagaccattaacgtgaaagttaacgtggagttgagatcaaagagccaacgttagtgacactcacttttgtcactaacgttggaagatggcatcactactacgttaagagccacgttaacttagttaaagttctaacatagagaatttgggcatttggagcgttagtgacgaaagtgagtgtcactaacgctctcgaaggtgagacACCCCcatgttaagagtcacgttagctatactaacgtgaactctaacgtaggaacaaaaggcaccaagcaacgttaatgggaaaagtgattcccaataacgttcgcgaaggggtataagccaacgttattgggaaaagtgagttccaataacgttggccaaaaattgAGAAGGTGACCACTAActttggagttaacgtgggtacataagggtggaacgttagtggaaaaagtgaatgccactaacgttctcgaacccacatggcactcaacgttaatctcactaaatacccaagcctaattcatatttctctgcaagttgggcccactaaagatgagaactgcttcaactcaagatccagagcccacatccaagacttgaagaactcactagaagatcaagaggagtagtatatataagagtagttttgaactatagagaagcttggcactttcgagaactactctctatagatttacttttctgcacttttagcatggattcttcttttctgccatttttcatttctagggctatgaacaactaaacccctttcattgggttagggagctctgttgtaatttgatggatcaattatagttttcattcttcttcttctttcttttctcttgatcttactagaaagctttcNNNNNNNNNNNNNNNNNNNNNNNNNNNNNNNNNNNNNNNNNNNNNNNNNNNNNNNNNNNNNNNNNNNNNNNNNNNgaaatacatgtggtataatcagtgaccacacttcatctcttttcatgagcaattaaatcaaggaattgggcaattgttcaagcttagagagattgaattgccaaggaattgggatccaatcacttaagattgccaaggagatcaataaatgcattgattgaggaagagatgagaatgaacttgatccgaagaatgcaacatctcatgaacccaatgattaccccatttctgatcttacccattctctttactttctgtcatttattttcatgctcattaccccaaatccccatttaagattctgcactttaatttctgttatttactttatagtcatttaaatttttgcaagttctcaatctaaattctgtttagctcaactagcatattcttctaactagagttgcttgaccaatcaatccttgtgggattcgacctcactcttttgtgagttttacttgacaacaattcggtatacttgatgattggatttttgacaatttagaatttcactaatgaaatctcgttgtaaagtatagtttctaaaccaaacaataatcctttcatacaaaaatttgtttgtcacaagtacaaacccctaaaatctataaaccgaagtattgaaacctcgggtcgttctccctaggaataacaataaagtgtcttgttattggttgtgagttattttggggttttgataagaggcatgaaagtaaatggcaatgaaaataaNNNNNNNNNNNNNNNNNNNNNNNNNNNNNNNNNNNNNNNNNNNNNNNNNNNNNNNNNNNNNNNNNNNNNNNNNNNNNNNNNNNNNNNNNNNNNNNNNNNNNNNNNNNNNaattgtgatgagaattgttcattgctaccacttagttaacccttactaaataaaggaaagtcaagtggatgaattgacttgagccacaagtcctagccaactcccaaggaaagactagctttagtgcactccaaaccaattagcaatctctccaattatcaatcaacaaatggattagataactcaagagtcactaattactctacctaggccaagaggaataaaatctatactatatctagaagagacattttatcaaacacatagagtgcaatagaagtaatcattattaattgcaagaattaaaggaatctacaactacaaaaacaagagatcaacaatagaaaagcaaagaagaacaattattataaattacctcttattgcattgaaagaaaatggaaggaacaatagtagatctacaacaaaatataagaacaacataaaggaaagtgttgcattaagtgggtcatgtgccaccatcggcgcgtccgcgtaccgtgCACGTGCGCGCCCTTAAGCACGATGCAACTATGGAAAAttttatatcgtttcgaagccccggatgttagctttccaacccaactagaaccgcatcatttggatttctgtagcttaagttatggtcatttaagtgcgaagaggtcagacttgacagctttttggttccatcattttttcatgagttctccaactttacatgctttttcttcattcccttgatccaatctttgcctcctaaatctgaaatcacttaacaaacatatcaaggcatctaatggaatcaaggtaaattatatttagctattttaagatctaaaaagcatgttttcactcttgagcacaattaaaggagaatatacaaaaccatgctattttattgaataaatgtgggtaaaaggttataaaatctcctaaaatcaatacaagataaaccctacaaatggggtttatcaatacttgccgaagggaaatttgtttagagacaagttttcatgcatcaggtttatggcgccgttgcctgggattgattttgaatcaacaatgattaagtttgaagatcactagattgagcatttttctttttgtttatttgattcagtcaatttcttttagtttgttttaatttcttcctcacccCCTTCACCCTCTTTATTtttcgttctttctttctttgataattacaattctgctcactaacccactaattgtttgataaattgcattactcacactaacaattactctaacaagaatagtttcttcattttatctCCTGTTGTGCAATCTATCTGTTGTATGACAAGGAGAACAGAAGGAGTTTCAACATCCttcgattcagaacctgaaagaacccttTGGAGACTAAGAAGGGAAGCATGAGGGAAAAGAattattggtgctgaggaagaagaggaagagtactttgaacccaacatggaagagaatttggagaacaatcatgaagaagaagctcacaaccatgctagagaaggccatgcaaaccgtgctgggcaagaaaggagagttctaggctcctatatcaatcctaatccaggaaactatggaagtagcattcagaagcccaccatacatgccaacaatttcgaactaaaaccccagctcatcactcttgttcagaacaattgttcatttggaggaagtgctcaagaagaccccaatcaacatctaaccactttcctgagaatttgtgacactgtgaagtccaatAGAGTCCATCcagatgtctataggttgctcttgttccctttttcacttagggacaaggcatccaaatggcttgaatccttcccaaaggagagcttaacaaattgggaagatgtggtgaacaagtttttggcaagattttaccctcctcaaaggattaacaggctgagagctgaggtacaaactttcaggcaacaagatggtgagactctttatgaagcatgggaggggttcaaagacctaacaagaagatgcccaccagagatgttcaatgaatgggttcaacttcacatcttctatgaaggtcttttcTATGAGTCAAAAAAGGctgtggatcattcatcaggaggctctctaaacaagaagaaaaccattgaagaagccatagatgtcattgaaacagttgctgaaaatgactacttctatgcctccgaaagaagtaacaccagaggagtaatggagctgaaccacatggttgcattgttagctcaaaataagatgatcaccaagcagctagcagagcttaccaagaaggtagaggagaaccaagttgcagcagccatcacctcatcgtcagctcaagaaggagtaaacataggagaagaaggtgactgggagcaagccaattatgttggaaactcacctagacaagtccatgatccatactccaaaacttactcACCTAGAAGAaggtatgttttaattagtttttagtagaatattattagtttctaggcaaaaatcatatttctggactttactatgagtttgtgtgtttttccgtgatttcaggtaatttctggctgaaattgagggagctgagcaaaaatctgagttaggctgaaaaaggactgctgatgctgttggatcctgacctccctgcactcggaatggattttttggagctacagaagtccaattggcgccctctcaacggcgttggaaagtagacatccagggctttccagaaatatataatagtcgatactttgcgcgaagatatatgacgtaacttggcgttggacgccaagtacatgctgctgactagagttaaacgccagaaacacgtcatgatccggagttgaacgcccaaaacacgttataacttggagttcaactccaagaaaagcctcagttcgtggatagctttagtctcagccccagcacacaccaagtgggccccataagtggatttctgcaccaattatcttagttttatcatattctgtaaacctaggttactagtttactatttaaacaacttttagagacttatcttgtacctcatgacattttcagatctgaattacatactttttgacggcatgagtctctaaactctattgttggggtgaggagctctgctgtgtctcgatgaattaatgcaagtatttctgttttccattcaaacacgcttgttcctatctaacatgttcattcgcgcttcactatgaagaaggtgatgatccgtgacactcatcacctNNNNNNNNNNNNNNNNNNNNNNNNNNNNNNNNNNNNNNNNNNNNNNNNNNNNNNNNNNNNNNNNNNNNNNNNNNNNNNNNNNNNNNNNNNNNNNNNNNNNNNNNNNNNNNNNNNNNNNNNNNNNNNNNNNNNNNNNNNNNNNNNNNNNNNNNNNNNNNNNNNNNNNNNNNNNNNNNNNNNNNNNNNNNNNNNNNNNNNNNNNNNNNNNNNNNNNNNNNNNNNNNNNNNNNNNNNNNNNNNNNNNNNNNNNNNNNNNNNNNNNNNNNNNNNNNNNNNNNNNNNNNNNNNNNNNNNNNNNNNNNNNNNNNNNNNNNNNNNNNNNNNNNNNNNNNNNNNNNNNNNNNNNNNNNNNNNNNNNNNNNNNNNNNNNNNNNNNNNNNNNNNNNNNNNNNNNNNNNNNNNNNNNNNNNNNNNNNNNNNNNNNNNNNNNNNNNNNNNNNNNNNNNNNNNNNNNNNNNNNNNNNNNNNNNNNNNNNNNNNNNNNNNNNNNNNNNNNNNNNNNNNNNNNNNNNNNNNNNNNNNNNNNNNNNNNNNNNNccgttgccggggattgttcgagtttgaacaactaaaggtttattttatttcttagattaggaataatttatttttattgttatagagtcattaaatcctaataggatagtttctttttaaaaatttcttttcaaaaatattatttttcttaattaattgttaatttttcgtgagtttagtgtcttgttctaagtttggtgttaattgcatattttatattttttctttaaattttcgaacttgtgttctttgttcctcattgatcttcaagttgttcttgtttatttctcttgtttgatcttgagtttttcttgttttgtgtcttttcttgtttttcttatactttttcaaaacattaactttcaaaaattttatacttttatccataaatataatacatctttaaaatcaacactgaagttactgcccaattggctggagcATTAGGAGTTGTTCTtaataattgggtatcttctttaaaatctttttcaaaaaaataatttttcttgattgaatcttctgccaaactctaagtttggtgttttcttgttaagttttctttaattttcaaaaatttgtcttggttttctaaaaattttaatgtctttaattttcgaaaatttgtcttggttttctaaaaattttaagtttggtgttctttctcttgttcttggtgttcttgtgaatctttaaggtgttcttgagtctttcttgtgttttgaacttaaaatttttaagtttggtgttccttggtgtttttcctccaaaattttcgaaaataaggagcattgg from Arachis duranensis cultivar V14167 chromosome 4, aradu.V14167.gnm2.J7QH, whole genome shotgun sequence encodes:
- the LOC107484418 gene encoding protein FAR1-RELATED SEQUENCE 5-like → MCFGTIEDANQFYQNYAKRVGFVTKIRFTRRVGKNKVPKNQMITCNRKGKRKSRVSPIEKTNPRTNCNCPARISIRLNKEGLWIILKVCLDHSHLCDPEMAKLLTRNREMSMHMCRVIERNDEAGVRPSKSYQVLVGEAGGFSKINLMEKDVKNYLSRKLRNVTQC